Proteins found in one Aquibium microcysteis genomic segment:
- a CDS encoding ABC transporter permease translates to MALVTGFDATASGRIASLAGAIAGSDRTRHAVISFLSVVSLVALWQFGSMTLPSSVLPGPVRVVSALVANVLQGDIFTDIAITLGRIAAAFAIAMGVALVLGFSMALSRTAGIFFHVWIICGITIPALVTILTLYMVVGLNDTAAVLGAAAPVIPVLAINIREGVKGIDTRLIGMARAFRADRRQQIVSVMAPQVAPMLLASTRFGIGLVWKMVLFVELLGRGSGVGYKIEFFYQMFNMTEVLAYALSFVFVMLFIEVAILGTIERRIFRWKRN, encoded by the coding sequence ATGGCTCTGGTCACCGGTTTCGACGCGACTGCCTCCGGCAGGATCGCTTCCCTCGCAGGTGCGATCGCCGGGTCGGACCGGACGCGCCATGCCGTGATCTCGTTCCTCTCCGTGGTCTCGCTGGTCGCGCTCTGGCAGTTCGGCTCCATGACGCTTCCCTCGAGCGTGCTGCCCGGTCCGGTCCGCGTGGTGTCGGCGCTCGTCGCCAACGTCCTGCAGGGCGACATCTTCACCGACATCGCCATCACGCTCGGGCGCATCGCGGCCGCCTTTGCCATCGCCATGGGGGTCGCGCTCGTGCTCGGCTTCTCCATGGCGCTGTCGCGCACGGCGGGGATCTTCTTCCACGTCTGGATCATCTGCGGCATCACCATCCCCGCCCTCGTGACCATCCTGACGCTCTACATGGTGGTCGGCCTCAACGACACCGCCGCCGTCCTCGGGGCGGCCGCGCCGGTCATTCCGGTGCTCGCCATCAACATCCGAGAGGGCGTGAAGGGCATCGACACCCGCCTGATCGGCATGGCGCGTGCCTTCCGGGCCGACCGGCGCCAGCAGATCGTGTCGGTGATGGCGCCGCAGGTGGCGCCGATGCTGCTCGCCTCCACCCGCTTCGGCATCGGCCTCGTCTGGAAGATGGTGCTGTTCGTCGAACTGCTCGGGCGCGGCAGCGGCGTCGGCTACAAGATCGAGTTCTTCTACCAGATGTTCAACATGACCGAGGTTCTCGCCTACGCGCTGAGCTTCGTCTTCGTCATGCTGTTCATCGAGGTGGCGATCCTCGGCACCATCGAACGCCGCATCTTCCGCTGGAAGCGGAACTGA
- a CDS encoding ABC transporter substrate-binding protein — protein sequence MFHFARAAASAAIALGMLAANPVAGAAEPIGDGGVVRMMASPYGSQSFIPFVIDKFDLDTKYGFQLERIVFSDSKAAAAAIQSGSAEIALFDWNTLALMRNGGIDVIGIAPFITYVSTIVVPKESPIRGVGDLKGRKFGIFSRQSTDWILVDTLARKNYELDLAKDAQLVEAAPPLLRGSLEQGAIDATIMFSSIAPDMLATGKFRNAFAIRDVAEELGLPLAPYLMIGTTERYAAEKPQNVKAFVAAYQEVYDILMKDDGVWQEQGTNMKLSPEAIVFYRDQMRRDMLRSFGDQDDATLHKTFDLLLETAGAKALGMEAMPQTILSLEFQR from the coding sequence ATGTTCCACTTCGCACGTGCCGCGGCGTCCGCCGCCATCGCCCTCGGCATGCTCGCCGCGAACCCCGTCGCCGGTGCGGCCGAACCCATCGGCGACGGCGGCGTCGTCCGCATGATGGCGAGCCCCTACGGCTCGCAGTCCTTCATCCCCTTCGTGATCGACAAGTTCGACCTCGACACGAAATACGGCTTCCAGCTCGAGCGCATCGTCTTCTCCGACAGCAAGGCCGCCGCCGCCGCCATCCAGTCCGGCAGCGCCGAGATCGCGCTGTTCGACTGGAACACGCTCGCCCTGATGCGCAACGGCGGCATCGACGTGATCGGGATCGCGCCCTTCATCACCTATGTGAGCACGATCGTCGTGCCGAAGGAGTCTCCGATTAGGGGCGTCGGCGATCTCAAGGGTAGGAAGTTCGGCATCTTCTCGCGCCAGAGCACCGACTGGATCCTCGTCGATACGCTGGCGCGCAAGAACTACGAGCTCGATCTGGCGAAAGACGCGCAACTGGTCGAGGCGGCGCCACCGCTGCTGCGCGGCTCGCTGGAACAGGGCGCCATCGACGCCACCATCATGTTCTCCTCCATCGCGCCCGACATGCTGGCGACGGGGAAGTTCCGCAACGCCTTCGCCATCCGCGACGTCGCCGAGGAACTCGGCCTGCCGCTGGCGCCCTACCTGATGATCGGCACCACGGAGCGCTACGCCGCCGAGAAGCCGCAGAACGTGAAGGCCTTCGTCGCCGCCTACCAGGAGGTCTACGACATCCTCATGAAGGACGACGGCGTCTGGCAGGAGCAGGGCACCAACATGAAGCTCTCGCCCGAGGCGATCGTCTTCTACCGCGACCAGATGCGCCGCGACATGCTGCGCTCCTTCGGCGATCAGGACGACGCGACGCTGCACAAGACCTTCGACCTGCTGCTCGAGACGGCGGGCGCCAAGGCGCTCGGCATGGAGGCGATGCCGCAGACGATCCTGAGCCTCGAGTTCCAGCGATAG
- a CDS encoding ABC transporter substrate-binding protein: MILTRRLAMAAVLFAGALLSTGASAETPMGDGGTIRLMSNPVGTQSYPPYVIDKFNLDEKYGFKLEVIPFTNPQAAVAALQSASIEAVVQDWISVARLRNQNIPVIGVAPFLSYVNTVLLPADSTVKTLADLKGKRLGTYTKTGFDWIILQAVAKTQYGFDLAKEVTLQEGAPSLLRGSLEQGQLDATLMYNSLTPDMILSGNAKLLMTIHDVVAELGLAEAPFLMYAMREDYAKANPQNAKAFVAAYQEAIDILLSNADVWKEQGQNMKLAPEATEMFRQNASKEFIKAFTPAMAGVLDQTFKVLLDTAGPDTMGMTAMPDAVLTLDYQP, encoded by the coding sequence ATGATCCTGACGCGCAGACTGGCCATGGCGGCCGTGCTTTTCGCCGGCGCACTCCTTTCCACCGGCGCTTCCGCCGAAACGCCGATGGGCGATGGCGGGACCATTCGACTGATGTCGAACCCGGTCGGCACCCAGTCCTACCCGCCCTACGTCATCGACAAGTTCAATCTCGACGAGAAATACGGCTTCAAGCTGGAGGTGATCCCCTTCACCAACCCCCAGGCCGCCGTCGCCGCGCTGCAGAGCGCCAGCATCGAGGCGGTCGTGCAGGACTGGATCTCGGTCGCGCGGCTGCGCAACCAGAACATCCCCGTCATCGGCGTCGCGCCCTTCCTCTCCTATGTGAACACGGTGCTCCTGCCGGCGGACTCGACGGTGAAGACGCTCGCCGACCTGAAGGGGAAGCGCCTCGGCACCTACACCAAGACCGGCTTCGACTGGATCATCCTCCAGGCCGTGGCCAAGACGCAGTACGGTTTCGATCTCGCCAAGGAAGTGACGCTGCAGGAAGGCGCGCCCTCGCTGCTGCGCGGCTCGCTCGAGCAGGGCCAGCTCGACGCGACGCTCATGTACAATTCGCTGACCCCCGACATGATCCTGTCGGGCAACGCCAAGCTGCTGATGACCATCCACGACGTCGTCGCCGAACTCGGCCTCGCCGAGGCGCCGTTCCTCATGTACGCCATGCGCGAGGACTACGCGAAGGCGAACCCGCAGAACGCGAAGGCCTTCGTGGCCGCCTATCAGGAGGCCATCGACATCCTCCTCTCCAATGCCGACGTGTGGAAGGAGCAGGGCCAGAACATGAAGCTCGCCCCCGAGGCGACCGAGATGTTCCGCCAGAACGCCAGCAAGGAGTTCATCAAGGCCTTCACGCCGGCGATGGCGGGCGTGCTCGACCAGACCTTCAAGGTTCTGCTGGACACGGCCGGACCCGACACCATGGGCATGACGGCCATGCCCGACGCGGTCCTGACCCTCGACTATCAGCCCTGA
- a CDS encoding asparaginase domain-containing protein, producing the protein MAATTKGTGKKIRIAHLAGPNATIQNTPPLVTSNKARAAHGLPLLTDVEGKPSRFDPLRPQKLAAPVTVYVEQFSAHPLEKDVAELYAPADGYLDAAGNFSTERTSPDDRPVYKVEIGPEDGYYPLPYMARQADGSAWETDGTTMRADRAHSRQPFMPDGARTFEEVDRLGVDSLGIGNTISNVADVDFFRLAPSAGYTKGLPAAERTDMGEGDIAPEVAGANFFPYRPAHLNQSPPRMTLARITNMAQTILSSGDYDGAIWTQGSPRVEETVYWFNLALDVTVPVIGNASQRYHGQISNDGPKNLADSVDWLSSKVWADEHGRNRVGVVMVQDQRVFAAREVTKVDARPGGYAVAGGHGGILGAGGGGTGSVLRYVPATKHTWQSEVNVSKLPSSVTGIRLGESGIETLDVAVKDAADAILETAIPKVSIVKDASYIEDDWTSDPAQEVDTIAFMDYKLKHAPLSGFVLEGLNPYGKAAATSKSRILLRAVFSGFPVVNVGRGTTEGFAIRGGPFIAGSNLTSVKARILLMLCIMKFGMLPPAKDPLKPTREEMAATEAKLALYQEIFDTH; encoded by the coding sequence ATGGCCGCAACCACCAAGGGCACGGGCAAGAAGATCCGGATCGCGCATCTGGCGGGTCCCAACGCCACGATCCAGAACACGCCGCCGCTGGTGACGTCGAACAAGGCGCGCGCCGCGCATGGCCTGCCGCTGCTCACCGATGTGGAAGGCAAGCCCTCGCGCTTCGACCCGCTGCGGCCGCAGAAGCTCGCCGCGCCCGTCACTGTCTATGTCGAGCAGTTCTCCGCCCACCCGCTGGAGAAGGACGTGGCCGAACTCTACGCGCCGGCCGACGGCTATCTCGACGCCGCCGGGAACTTCTCCACCGAAAGGACCTCGCCCGACGACAGGCCGGTCTACAAGGTCGAGATCGGTCCGGAGGACGGCTACTACCCGCTGCCCTACATGGCCCGCCAGGCCGACGGTTCGGCCTGGGAGACCGACGGCACCACGATGCGCGCCGATCGCGCGCATTCGCGCCAGCCCTTCATGCCGGACGGCGCGCGCACCTTCGAGGAGGTCGACCGTCTCGGCGTCGACAGCCTGGGCATCGGCAACACGATCTCGAATGTCGCCGACGTCGACTTCTTCCGCCTCGCGCCGTCCGCCGGCTACACCAAGGGCCTGCCGGCGGCCGAGCGGACGGACATGGGCGAGGGCGACATCGCGCCGGAGGTGGCCGGCGCGAACTTCTTCCCCTACCGGCCGGCGCATCTCAACCAGTCGCCGCCGCGCATGACGCTCGCGCGCATCACCAACATGGCGCAGACGATCCTGTCGTCGGGCGACTATGACGGCGCGATCTGGACGCAAGGCAGCCCGCGCGTCGAGGAGACCGTCTACTGGTTCAATCTCGCCCTCGACGTCACGGTCCCGGTCATCGGCAACGCCTCGCAGCGCTACCACGGCCAGATCAGCAATGACGGGCCGAAGAACCTCGCCGATTCCGTCGACTGGCTGTCCTCGAAGGTCTGGGCCGACGAGCACGGGCGCAACCGCGTCGGCGTCGTCATGGTGCAGGACCAGCGCGTCTTCGCCGCCCGCGAGGTCACCAAGGTCGACGCGCGGCCGGGCGGCTATGCGGTCGCCGGCGGCCATGGCGGCATCCTGGGGGCCGGCGGCGGCGGCACCGGCTCGGTGCTGCGCTACGTGCCGGCGACGAAGCACACCTGGCAGTCGGAGGTGAACGTCTCGAAGCTGCCGAGTTCCGTCACCGGCATCCGCCTCGGCGAGAGCGGCATCGAGACGCTGGACGTGGCGGTGAAGGACGCCGCCGACGCCATCCTGGAGACAGCGATCCCCAAGGTCTCCATCGTCAAGGATGCGAGCTACATCGAGGACGACTGGACGAGCGATCCGGCGCAGGAGGTCGATACCATCGCCTTCATGGACTACAAGCTGAAGCACGCGCCTCTCTCGGGCTTCGTGCTCGAGGGTCTGAACCCCTACGGCAAGGCGGCCGCCACCTCCAAGTCGCGCATCCTGCTCAGGGCCGTCTTCAGCGGCTTCCCGGTCGTCAATGTCGGGCGCGGCACCACCGAGGGCTTCGCCATCCGCGGCGGCCCCTTCATCGCCGGCTCGAACCTCACCTCGGTCAAGGCGCGCATCCTCCTGATGCTCTGCATCATGAAGTTCGGCATGCTCCCGCCGGCGAAGGACCCGCTGAAGCCGACGCGGGAGGAGATGGCCGCGACCGAGGCGAAGCTCGCGCTCTATCAGGAGATCTTCGACACGCACTGA
- a CDS encoding ABC transporter ATP-binding protein, with protein MSQISLTDIHKQFPGRGGKGGWKALDGVSFDIATGEIVGLLGPSGCGKSTLLNIVAGLDDTYEGTVAIQGRPLAEQIGQGFRVAYVFQEARLMPWRTLRGNIEFVLQAADFPRTEWAGRIDRVLGLVELSKFADFFPLQLSGGMQQRASIARAFAIEPDILLMDEPFSALDELTARRLRQSLLTIWSAFRTTILFVSHNAFESTFLGDRVLVMSPGPGGRIKEEINLRHIQRPRDYEDTALFVESKRVVESLQRHMGNRPEHH; from the coding sequence ATGTCCCAGATCTCCCTGACCGACATCCACAAGCAGTTCCCCGGCCGCGGCGGCAAGGGCGGCTGGAAGGCGCTCGACGGCGTCTCCTTCGACATCGCGACCGGCGAGATCGTCGGCCTGCTCGGGCCGTCCGGCTGCGGCAAGTCGACCCTGCTCAACATCGTCGCCGGTCTAGACGACACCTACGAGGGGACCGTCGCCATCCAGGGCCGTCCCCTGGCCGAACAGATCGGCCAGGGCTTCCGCGTCGCCTACGTTTTCCAGGAAGCGCGGCTGATGCCCTGGCGGACGCTGCGCGGCAACATCGAGTTCGTGCTCCAGGCGGCCGATTTCCCGCGGACGGAGTGGGCCGGGCGCATCGACCGGGTGCTCGGGCTGGTCGAGCTCTCCAAGTTCGCCGATTTCTTCCCGCTCCAGTTGTCGGGAGGCATGCAGCAGCGCGCCTCGATCGCCCGGGCCTTCGCCATCGAGCCGGACATCCTGTTGATGGACGAGCCGTTCAGCGCGCTCGACGAACTGACCGCGCGGCGGCTGCGCCAGAGCCTGCTGACCATCTGGTCGGCTTTCCGCACCACCATCCTCTTCGTCAGCCACAACGCCTTCGAATCCACCTTCCTCGGCGACCGCGTGCTGGTCATGAGCCCCGGCCCCGGCGGGCGCATCAAAGAGGAGATCAATCTCCGCCACATCCAGCGGCCGCGCGACTACGAGGACACCGCGCTCTTCGTCGAGAGCAAGCGCGTGGTCGAGAGCCTGCAGCGGCACATGGGAAACCGGCCGGAGCATCACTGA
- a CDS encoding ETC complex I subunit: protein MSARIYSPAKTAMQSGKAKTGRWLLEFDPEAPKKIDPLMGYTTSNDMKSQIRLVFDTREEAVAYATKHGIPFRVQEPKEAKRRQISYSDNFRYDRKVPWTH, encoded by the coding sequence ATGTCAGCCCGTATCTACAGCCCGGCCAAGACCGCCATGCAGTCCGGCAAGGCCAAGACCGGCCGGTGGCTGCTGGAGTTCGATCCGGAGGCACCGAAGAAGATCGACCCGCTGATGGGCTACACCACGTCGAACGACATGAAGAGCCAGATCCGCCTCGTCTTCGATACCCGCGAGGAGGCCGTCGCCTACGCCACCAAGCACGGCATCCCCTTCCGCGTCCAGGAGCCGAAGGAAGCCAAGCGGCGGCAGATTTCCTATTCCGACAATTTCCGCTATGACCGCAAGGTGCCGTGGACGCACTGA